In the Sarcophilus harrisii chromosome 1, mSarHar1.11, whole genome shotgun sequence genome, one interval contains:
- the ZSCAN10 gene encoding zinc finger and SCAN domain-containing protein 10 gives MSTRPNVAVFRSQTPLKQELPTVKLEEFSWDQESIHGGGLSRREACRQRFRHFCYQESAGPKEALSRLRELCCQWLRPEAHTKKQILELLVLEQFLLVLPRDIQDWVRGKHPKNGDEVVTLVEDLQTDLSKARPTVFGHTSRWLMPSEKPTSLITGVEPQNPQLEPAKSLKEGKWSLLAKSKQQLTPGLQGEFHAYQEKGSTVLQGHSPSQEERSRDLELATVLESLTVEDVVVEKVWPAPSLGPGIGTQNREKIKQEGSEKPATLPEKMGKDVCLMSNREGLQEIQWGADKQWGPTTSEGKGIGSSSKSEVWEVKVSDVQDKSKPELEETPKKCPECGVSFSQLSCLQAHRRTHDSLKPYQCPCCGKNFGRGSILKLHLRTHTDERPYACSECGECFRQSGHLRKHQQTHSAEMAFLCADCGQGFQQRSSLLRHLHSHAKETEPDIKPAFLCSICGQGFQRQANFQRHLGLHGEEKSLQGAECGKSFPPGANEQQQQQQQQQQAPLEKKPHVCGECGKAFQRSEHLVTHQRIHTGEKPFSCQDCGRAFSQSSQLTSHRRVHTGEKPYACSECGKHFVRRAGLARHMLTHGGERPHHCGQCNKRFSQSQDLSRHQRSHTGERPCRCSECGESFSQSAHLARHQRIHTGEKPHPCDTCGRCFRNSSNLVRHIRTHTGERPYHCKACGRSFRRNAHLQRHLGTHPATDAPEAGKELQEMGGAKEAPQQCKQCGKSFSRGCNLLRHQAIHTGARPYSCSQCGRSFSRNSHLMRHLRTHVKETLY, from the exons ATGTCTACTAGACCAAATGTGGCTGTCTTCCGTTCCCAAACTCCCCTGAAGCAAGAACTACCAACAGTGAAACTTGAAGAGTTTTCTTGGGATCAGGAATCCATCCATGGAGGAGGTCTATCCAGACGAGAAGCCTGCCGACAGCGTTTCAGACACTTCTGCTACCAGGAGTCAGCTGGCCCAAAGGAGGCTCTCAGCAGGCTCCGGGAGCTTTGCTGCCAGTGGTTAAGGCCAGAGGCCCACACCAAAAAACAGATCCTGGAGCTGCTGGTGCTTGAGCAGTTCCTCCTTGTCCTACCTAGAGATATTCAGGACTGGGTGCGTGGGAAGCACCCCAAGAATGGCGATGAAGTCGTGACCCTTGTGGAGGATTTGCAGACAGACCTTAGCAAAGCAAGGCCTACG GTATTTGGCCACACATCCAGGTGGCTAATGCCCTCGGAAAAGCCAACAAGCCTGATCACTGGAGTGGAGCCCCAGAATCCCCAACTGGAACCAGCCAAAtctttaaaagagggaaagtggAGTCTTCTAGCTAAGTCCAAGCAACAGTTAACTCCTGGCCTACAAGGGGAATTCCATGCCTACCAAGAGAAAG GCTCAACTGTTCTTCAAGGCCATTCTCCTTCCCAGGAGGAGAGATCTAGAGACCTGGAGTTGGCAACTGTGCTG GAGTCCCTGACGGTTGAGGATGTTGTAGTGGAGAAAGTCTGGCCTGCACCCTCTCTAG GGCCTGGAATTGGAACAcagaatagggaaaaaataaagcaagaaggttcagaaaaacctgcaacaCTTCCAGAAAAGATGGGCAAGGATGTTTGCTTGATGTCCAATAGGGAAGGTTTACAAGAGATTCAGTGGGGTGCTGACAAACAATGGGGCCCTACTACTTCAGAGGGTAAAGGAATAGGCTCCTCTAGTAAAAGTGAAGTTTGGGAAGTGAAAGTCTCTGATGTCCAAGATAAGTCCAAGCCTgaacttgaggagacaccaaagAAGTGCCCTGAGTGTGGAGTAAGCTTTTCCCAGTTGTCATGCCTCCAGGCACACAGAAGAACCCACGATTCCCTCAAGCCCTACCAGTGCCCATGTTGTGGGAAAAACTTTGGCCGGGGTTCCATCCTTAAGCTGCACCTGAGAACACACACAGATGAGCGTCCCTATGCGTGTTCCGAGTGTGGGGAATGCTTCCGGCAGAGTGGTCACCTGAGAAAACACCAGCAGACCCACTCTGCAGAGATGGCCTTCTTGTGCGCCGACTGCGGTCAGGGTTTCCAACAACGGTCCAGCCTCCTGCGACATTTACACAGCCATGCCAAGGAAACAGAGCCGGACATCAAACCCGCCTTCCTGTGCTCCATCTGTGGGCAGGGTTTCCAGCGGCAAGCCAATTTCCAGCGTCACCTGGGCCTCCATGGCGAGGAGAAGTCCCTCCAAGGTGCCGAGTGTGGCAAAAGCTTTCCTCCGGGTGCCAacgagcagcagcagcagcagcagcagcagcagcaagctCCCCTAGAGAAGAAGCCCCATGTGTGCGGTGAATGTGGCAAGGCCTTCCAGAGGAGCGAGCACCTGGTCACTCACCAGCGGATCCACACAGGAGAAAAGCCCTTCTCCTGCCAGGACTGCGGGAGGGCCTTTAGCCAGAGCTCCCAGCTCACCAGCCACCGCCGCGTACATACCGGGGAAAAGCCCTACGCCTGTTCGGAGTGTGGGAAGCACTTTGTGCGCCGCGCGGGCCTGGCCCGCCACATGCTGACCCACGGCGGGGAGCGGCCCCATCACTGCGGTCAGTGCAACAAGCGCTTCAGCCAGAGCCAGGACCTGAGCCGCCACCAGCGCAGCCACACTGGGGAGCGGCCCTGCCGCTGCAGCGAGTGTGGCGAGAGCTTCAGCCAGAGCGCCCACTTGGCTCGCCACCAACGCATCCACACTGGGGAGAAGCCGCACCCTTGTGACACCTGCGGCCGCTGCTTCCGAAACAGCTCCAACCTGGTCCGCCACATCCGCACCCACACCGGGGAGAGGCCCTACCACTGCAAAGCCTGCGGGCGGAGCTTCCGCCGCAATGCCCACCTGCAGCGTCACCTGGGGACCCACCCGGCCACTGACGCCCCAGAAGCAGGCAAAGAGCTCCAAGAAATGGGGGGCGCTAAGGAGGCCCCTCAGCAGTGCAAACAGTGTGGGAAGAGCTTCAGCAGGGGCTGTAACCTGCTTCGCCACCAAGCCATCCACACCGGGGCCAGGCCCTACTCCTGTAGCCAGTGTGGGCGGAGCTTCAGCCGCAATTCTCACCTGATGAGACACCTAAGGACCCATGTCAAGGAAACTCTGTATTAG